TACTCATGTTCATCGGCCAGCCAACCAACATTTAATCATGGTATCGTTCCCACTGGACGCAATCTGTTGGGGGGTGCTGATTGCAATGGCTCAACGAAACGGATGGCTAAATCGGTTGGAACCAATTTTTCTCGAAAAGCCGTGGACTCGCCTTGTCAACCTAATGTTTGCGGTCGCGGTCATGATTTTCTCGACGATCCTCTTGAGGGATTTCACATTCGGTACGAGCGTCCTTGAGCTTTCGGCAGCGTGGCTGGTGACCTGCGCGTCCTTTGACAAGGGATATATTCGCCCTGTTGGAGCCGCCGGAACTGTATTCAAATCATTCGGGAAAGTATCGTTTTCTCTTTACTGCGCACATATGCCCGCCTTCCTGTTGACGCGAGAAATCCTTATTCCTATCGGCGGCATGTATCATCTGAGCTCTGAAGTTCTCAATTGGATCGCGCTTCCTATAGCGGCAATACTCTGCACGGTGTTTACCATCCTGTCCGTCAACCTCGTCGAACGCCCGACTCGTCGCTATGGACGTAGCCTGACCGCAGACGGCTTCAGGGGCCGAGTGCCTGCGTTCAACACCACAGGCAGCTAAGTTATATCCCAAGTCCAGAAATCTTTAGGCCATTCCGAAGCCATCGATTCGTGTGAAGCGCGTCATACGGACTGAACTCCTGACCTTGAAACACAGCGAATTGACACACGTAGCACCGGGAAAGGGTGGCAAGTGTGCAAGAAGCTATTGGGAAAAGTTCCGACGAAATTTTGTCATGAAAGCAAGCGGAAACTGACTGAGTCCCTGAAGGAGTTTCCGAGGGCTTCCGCCCGGGAAAAGTCGAGAGAGTCAATATGATTTGAAGGGTCTGGAAGCGGAAGGGGGATGCAGCTGTGCCTTCAGGTTCCCATTTCCCAAGAAGCCAGATATTTTTTCTGCTCGTGTGTCAATGTATCAATGACCACTCCCATGCCTGCCAGCTTGAGCCGCGCAATTTCCTTATCGATCGCCGGCGGTACCGGATATACCTTCTTTTCAAGGAGCTTGTAGTTCTTCACGATGTACTCTGCTCCCAACGCCTGATTTGCAAAGCTCATGTCCATGACACTGGAGGGATGGCCTTCCGCGGTCGCGAGATTGACCAAGCGCCCTTCGCCCAGCAGGCTCACGCGATGTCCCCCTTTTCGCAGCGTAAATTCTTCGACGCCGGTCCGGACGATGCGACGTTTTCTGGCCAGCTTTTCCAAGCCTGGAATATCGAGTTCCACATTGAAGTGGCCGCTGTTGCAGACGATGGCACC
Above is a genomic segment from Nitrospiraceae bacterium containing:
- a CDS encoding acyltransferase, which encodes MKNYKSISYIDEIDQLRGIAIILTLLAHVAFMQGTPSNVYLYVINNIAQFWGGVHLFFVVSGYVISRSFMQDFEQDHAPTRADFIKQWMQFYIRRFFRIVPTAITWIVTTLLLAHLFNQNGSFGTLHSIHIQALAASLFVYNAFIPWIGGAAFGVFWSLSFEEQFYILFPLFSRNSEKFKLLVLVAVILVFTHVHRPANQHLIMVSFPLDAICWGVLIAMAQRNGWLNRLEPIFLEKPWTRLVNLMFAVAVMIFSTILLRDFTFGTSVLELSAAWLVTCASFDKGYIRPVGAAGTVFKSFGKVSFSLYCAHMPAFLLTREILIPIGGMYHLSSEVLNWIALPIAAILCTVFTILSVNLVERPTRRYGRSLTADGFRGRVPAFNTTGS